The DNA window TGtcggctaccatgatgccaagaggtctgagtagtctggcagtcatttccaagatgtctttgatgtaggggagagtggctagggttttgtctgcctgtttgggtttgttgctgagaaatcggtggactgtgttcattgggtacctttTTTTTAATACGCTGTGTTGGTGATTTTCTATTGCTCTTTGgagtccctctgtgctgcagtgtgtggtgcctcattgaaataatgttctaatggaATCTAGTTTGTGGATGTTGAGATGATTGTTTCTATAGTTCAGTATTTGTTCCGTACAtggtgttttcctgtagatgctggtttgaagttccccattgactgtttgtTCTACTGTGactctaggaatggcagtttgttgttttcCTCTTCTTGAGCTAATtgtatgccagtaagggtattattgatggtcttgaaggtttccattaatttgtttcattttgtgatgacaaaggtgtcatccacatagctgacccaaagtttgggttggaagATTGGcagggctgtttgttcgagtctctgcttTACTGCCTCTGCAAAGAatcctgatatcggagatcccttCAGTGTTCTGTTTGTCTGTCGGTTTTGTTGATGGTAAGGTGGGTGGTAAGGTATACATCCACTAGCTTGACAATGTTGCCCTTGCTGATGatgttggtggtgtttggtgcatgtgtctttggttcttctaatagtgtagtcagtgtttccttggccagggtgatgttgatggataTGAACAGGACTGTTATgccaaaggagaccattatttcatcttcttctatcttggtgtctttggtaTCCAgtaattcttgggtggagtgaatggagtggcGTGAGTCTTCTAAGTGTTTTCGTCTTCGGTGTAGCTCCTTGGCTAGTGTGtatgttggtgttccaggtagcaaGACTAttggtctgaggggggctcctggtttgtgaattttgggtaatccatagaagcatggtgtgttggatccatgtggtttcattttttggaagtctgtcttgtttaattctccagatttctgaaggttTTTGAGTAGAGTTGTGATTtggttctctagttgtggggtcgggtctaTCGCCACTTGTTGGTAAGTATTGGTATCTGCAAGTAATGTGTTCGCTTTCTCAATGTAGTCTCTTTGGTTTAAGATGACAGTCAAgtgtcctttgtctgcaggtaggatgACAATATTTTTATCTTTTTTGAGTCCTTCTAGTACTTTCCTTTTttgtgtattgagtgtgtttcctttctttttcctgcttaatgttggtgcaactgtctgtctgatggtttgctgggttCCTTCTGTGAGTTTGTTGtctttcagtattgtttctcaTGCTGCTCAGAAGTTATAATTTAATCCTTTTggctttttcagtgtctgttaagttttgtttttaatccatgcttctgtgttgtttaTTTTGTGTGAGTTTGTCTAGTTTTTTTCTGCAGGTCTAGTTTTTTTCATTTTTAGTTTGTCGCTgtcatctcagaaatgactgccagactactcagcccTCTTTggatcatggtagcccacaaacccaccaacacactaagtcagcagctaatgaacttgaaagaccccatacagacatattgggcaaacaggcagaaaacaagTCACCAGgagacatgaacatcaactagccacaaaaagacatgacccactctcactatatccttacatatagatgaggagagacaccactttgactgggacaacacgtccATCCTcagacaagtcaaacagagacacgcatgagaattcctagaagcatggcattccaaccagaactcgatcaacaaacacatcgatttggaccctaTTTACCACTCTCTAAGAAAAATAACAGGAACTTACTTCACCACAGAAACtgaccaccacaggaaatgacatcaccaacccaaggaaacctaagcaCATAAATAGAAGACAGGTCACTAACActagtgcttcaccagaggttcactgatgatgttaccttgtatggtgccgaaacgtctgaaaatgaactttccagctcagcgagcaaacttatatACAGAACTTAGTATTAGAGCCCATCACTGAATTTAGACTGAAACTATGGGCAGCACCGCTTTGTCCTCTTTAAGTGGATGTATTAGGCGTTTGTGGTtcattattattacaaatttacatctgtaAAGGTATTCGTGGAAcctcctgactccaaatatgaccatCAAACCTTCATTCTCTGTCTGGGTGTATTTATGCTCTGCATTAGCCAATGTGCTGGATGCATAGGTTATTTGGTGTTCCACTCGATTGGGCCACCTATGAACTAATGCTATCACGATGCCATACAGGGAGGCATCACATCTCAATATCAGCTCTcacttgggatcatagtgtgccaacaccttcATATGATGATAGCTATTTCTTCATTTCTCTGAAAGCTTTGACTTGGTTACTTGACAATTTCCAAGGCTGCCTGTTTTCTTTTAAGAATTCATGCAAAGGTGCCAGGATAGAGGCCAGGTTAATATTTCTCAACCAACTTTGCTCCATCAAGGTTAGGCCCAAACCTTTTGCTTTAATCAGTGATAACTGAAACAGATACTTCTCAGGAGAAGCCGGATCCAAAGTTGTACATTTAATCTGTAAAGGTCCCctggtataggttctcagtctagcccAGGTTCCTCCGTTATGGCCTGAGTGAGGCAATGCAATTGTTCTCACTGAATTGGTGTCCCCCACGTTCATTTGGACTGGCAAGGTCATCTACTTCCATCAGAATACTCTGCAATTCATATGCTCTCATTGCCATATTTTCGAATGATAAAGCCATTtctagtgcctgtttgaagtctagttgggcttcagctagtatgTGATTTTTTCATGATTATATTATTAATCCCACTCTCatcgccactgaaataactccacagaggctggtatcccatcatcaagtcaccctttattaacACATGgagatccagctccctcagagccagctctcagaataaACAGGATGTCTGATGATCCAGTTTTTGTCAAGTTATGTTACTGGTTTTATTCATAATTCATATTTTCATGATGACTAGGTTTGTCTCAATCAGGAAATCGTCATCTCAAAATTATTCAATTTGGTAAGCAATGTAAATAATCCGGGTAACTATTACTTTTGGGCAAAAATGATACCACAGTTTATTATTGGCATGGAATTTCAACTTATTCAGCTCAACATAAATATTGCATTAAATCACAAATTCAGTTAGTCATGTTATCTATAAATCAAACAAACAAAAGGGGACAAGTTATgatcctgttcttatctgtcagccagggctccctgattggaccagattaacagcccaattcagggaattcatattctgtCAGGTCCACCTGGTGGACTTCATTACAATTGCTATAAAAACACTTGCACTTTGTATTAGTTTTCTTTACCTAGGCACTTGGTTAATCCTGTGCCATGTAAGACTTTGGCCAACTGGACATAGCCTGTCTCATTCAGCAGCTCAGAGAATGGCTCTAAGACCCAACTTCCTTCTCCTTCCAACAGTGAAAGCAGTTTTGCGACTTTAAGCTCTTGGCTACCTTCCTTCTGCAAGAAAAAGAGATGGAACCCCATATGAAATTTAAAATGTAAATCAATGAAATTCAGAAACTTAGATTGCATTTCAGCAAAAAATAATCATTGTTTATTTACACCTCTTCCAAATGAATCTTCTGTTTACTTTAGTGAACTTTCTGATTCCCTTACTCAAATTTCTCTCCTGTATTCTTAAAATTGCTTAATATATTTTGGGTTTATTCCACAGCTATTTAGTTACCCAGTCTTGTTGTTAGCCTTCTTCTGTGAGGCTAGACAATGAGTGTCCACAGCTTCTAAACATCTagcatttagaaggacaagagcagcagatacatgggaacacaacaCCTGAAAGTTCAACCCCAAGTCACACATTAACCTGACCTGAAACTAAATCACCATTCCGACACTGACACtgtgtcaaaattctggaactctttcctaacagcattgtgggagtACCTATACCCTAAGGATTgtggtggttcaagaaggcaactcaacaCCTTTAAAGGCAATTTGGGGATGGAcaatgaatgttttttttaaaaccaacTTGTTTGGGCATGTAATGAGACTCATGTTAGGGCAGACAGGACTCGAGCCCAAGTCTTATAGATAGGGAGACTGCATCACAAGGTCATTGAGTATTGACAGTGccacccatatcctgtgaatgaattttaaaaaaagcttctCTTGAGTGACATCAGCACCAAATCTAATCACATTTTCTGCTGGTATCAGCTCAAGTGACTGCAATGATAGAAAGCCTTATTGATTTTATTTAAAATTCGAAAAGTCTAGAGGCATAACGGTCAATTTTAGAACCTGTTGCCTGGTTCCATTGGTTCACTATTTCCACTTTATGTTAAGATATATTATTTCCTCCTTTTTACCTGGATTATTTGGATCTGCTGATCAGACAGAATTCCTTTTTCTTGGAGAAGTCTGTAGAACACTGGTGACATCTGAAGGTGGCCGACAATTGAGGGATAATTTGCCCGAATCACATCTCTATGAAAGTCTTTGTTCAGTGTATTTTCATGGTTAGTTCTGAAATCTGAGATTCAAACACTTTCATTTAACGTTGGGGTGCAAATATTGTCAACAATCCAACACTTtgatttgtttctcttttttaccAAATTATGACAGTCATTAGAGTTTCTTTGTTATATTCTGGATACAAGACGTTAAGCAATCATAAGAGAACAAGTTAAGAAGCAACAGATAAGTAGAGAGGCATGATTTTGCTTTGCACCATCACCCTTGACTGTTGTCTCCCCATTACAGATCTTTCCCTTTTCTTATTTCACTGTACCCTATTCCCTGGCTTGGTAAGTACTTGAAAGGTTGATCATCTCTAACTTCTTCTTTTGACAGTGCCTTGTGGTTGAGAATAACTTACTTGTCCTCCAGTGGGTGCTGGTTTCTGCAGTGGCTGAATAGTCCAATCCTGGACCACAGCCTCTTCCATGACTGGGGCAAGTGGTGTTTGATGAGGTGGGTGGCTGAGACATTCTGTATTCTGTATGCTTTTTCCACTGCTTAAACTCGGCCTCCATATGTTCCACTTGGTAGCACTCAGAGGGGTTGATGCCTTTGTAGATGCTTCTTCTCCAATTAGTGTGTTGTAGCGCAAGCAGTGAGGATGAAGCATTTGTTTCAGGAATCTTGTGTAGAGTGTGCATGATTATTGCCTCAATACCGGGGTTATTGGTCTGGGACAAGACACTTTCATCTCAAACATCTTCTAACGACATCATCAACCTGGCATGTTAACttcttctctctgcacagatactgcctgTTAAGTATTTACCAGCATTTTCCTTTCTTACTTCAATTACCAGCAAGATATTGCTTTTGTTTCAACAGAGAAGAGCATAGGAGAAGGAACTGGCAGAAGAATGGATTAAAAGGACAGAGAACTGTTGGACAGATAACTGTACTGTTGCTATCCTGATCTAGGTAGATAGGTAGATCGGCAGATCTTTTGAGATTTTGTGGTTATATTTCAGGATGTAGCTTGGGTTCCATTTTCTCACCTAGGGTTACTTTGACATCCTCTGCCTGCCCAACATATTGTCACAATGAATTTGCCATCTCAACAGCATATATTAATGTGAAAATTACCCATATTTATTGAACTGTGTAAACAGAGCCACCAGGAGAGAATTTCTTCATTTTAGTTGCTGCTTTGATTACTGTtgtgaaaagaaaagaatgtgAGAAAAATTAACTTTCtgcagctcctgctcctgctcctgaaaTCAATTTGTCAGCTAGTTACATGCAGTTTACCCGTTGATCAAGTTAATATGTGACTATATCACTCAAACTGTGAAGGCCCTGGGTAGCAAGGATAGAGAGTGGCTAAGTGGTAATGTCACCAGACAGGTATTCCAGAACCAGGCTAATGAATTTAATTTGgtatgaattcaaattccatcatagTGACTGGTGAAGTTTAAATACAGTGAATATAAAGCTACTTTTAGTTATGGTGACCATGAAATAATAAGCAATCATTGTGAAAACCCACCTGATTCACTCTTGccttttagaaaagcaaatctgccatctttacctgaccCATACATGACAGGGGTTAACTGTTAACTGTCCACTGACATCATGTAGAAAGCTTCCTCATTCAAGGgtgattagagatgggcaataaaagctATCCTTGTCAGCGATGCCCTCATGGTTGTAGGAAGCATTGCAACTTACCTCAATGAGGGAAATATTGAACAGGGTTCCTGCTGGATTACTATCAACAGACAGTACACGATTGGAGTATGAGTTAAAATTGGACGAAGACCAGAGTCAGGCTTTCAATGGGGTAACACATCACAGAGATTCTTAATGTATGGACTCCGAGGTGATGTGAAAAATTACAGTTGTCTGAGCTGCCAGGGAATGACCATCACCCATCGTCAAAGTCTCCGCTGAAAAGAATGCAAAGTAAAAAGACTTATTTTATTCTGAAGTAGATTGCCATTTTCAGCCTAGGTCTGAGAGATTAACCCCATGGACTGAAGCTCCCCGGAAACAGAACTGGATACTTGTTCCTTGCCTATACTTGGGGAAGATAGAATAAACAAGCTGgtattgtagagagagagagctctATTGCTGTTTTCTTGTCATAGCATCATGTAAATGTAAATAAAATATTGTGGTCGAAACAGTTAACCGCTGTGTTTCTGGAACATGTTGAGAAAAGAAAAGTCACCTCTGAGTTACTGCAGTGTCATTAGGTTCTGCATTACCTATATTCCTCATTCAGATTTCTCACTGCCTATTCTGAAGATATTACCCTTCCTAATAATTCCAAATGTATGTCTGACAAGTGGCCATTCTTCACATGTAAGCCTGGCAATGCTGTTTGATTCAAGTCCTGTCAAATCCTCACTTGGCATCCTCACCTGGCTTTTGTAACTGTGcagtgaaaaggagctggatacAACCCTTCATTGGTTATTTTCCTTCCTAGTTCAGGGAGATTGAGACCAATTATAGATCTCCAGCTGTCTCCTCAGTTGAGGTTGGCACACTCTAGGGATCAAATATGGGATCTTCCTCTGTGTCATCAGCACACTCCTGGGAGCCTTAGGGAGTGGGGTAGTATAGAGAATGTGTTTTGTTTCAAATTCGTATTCAGTCTGTGTAAAACAGATTTAGATTGAAGAGCGTTGGAACCTCAATTGTAGTATAGCATGAACAGTGCTATTACATTAGGCAGATGGAGACAGACTAAGTCTCAGGTCTGTCTATCAGTTGAATTTGCTTGGCATCAACTTGACATTCTGTGCCTACTCTAAGCGAGATACTTTAGACTCTTTTAAGGGAAAAAAAATTATTTCACAGCCTGGCTCTTAGTCTCCCAGCAACAGTAGGCGCCGGTACTGAAAATTATGTCACCATGCTGGCACGCCTGCTGCATCGTAACCATGGTACCCAGTGTGCCTACTGGTGGCACCGTACTCTCATACCACACATGGAAACAATTCATTCAGCTGGCCTGCCAGTCAGAAAATGCAAACAAGGGAGTCTCATACTCAACCAAATCAATTCAATTAGGCATTAATGAACTGAAAAACCCAAGTGTATCATGGATTTCGTCAGACCAGGATCTATGCACTCAGAAAATGGGAAACAAAATACAAGGGTGGATAATAATGGGCTGACGGGGGCCATAAATTCCCGCATTGAGTTTAGTGTTACTGTTAAACAACGTGTTCATTTAATATTTTTATTGGAGACTTGTGAGTCTCGTTGTCACTGTTTGATATCCCCCCATCACAGCAGCAGCTTCAGGATAGAACAATGAAGGGTCCTGGTGACTGTGTGAAACTGGGCCTCTATTGTGGGTTTTACAGTACTTGTCGGCCAATCAACAGCATTCTATGCATCTACTCAAGCTCATTTGCATGAACTCATTCTCAGCTGAACAGACCCATTTGGCATTGTTTCAACTTTGACTCAAAGTCCCATGAAGGTGCCAGATGGGATCTTTATTTCCAGACTTTCTTTCTCACGAGAATTTATAGGGACATCACAGTAAGTTTTGCATAGTGCAAATCCGGGCGATACAGAATTAAGCAAGCCCAATAGAAATCAATAGCTGCCAGTACAGCCACCTCATTTATACACACTACAAAACCTTAGCATTTATTTTGCAATTACTTCTCCAGGAGGTGGCAACTCTCTGCTGGGGTACAGTTGTGCAGATCTCAGCTGCGTTCTAAATAGCTGAGGAATGATGCTATTTTTCATGCAGTCCCAGACTGGGTGCCAGTAAGTTCTTCATTTGTCCTGAATATCACAGTTAAGCTTCACTGTCTTCTGGCATTGAGAAACAGGAATACTGGGCCCTTTCCTCACTTGTTTCTAACACTGCTGGGGTTCATTTgtgtaataattttaaaaaaatcattttcaTGTTTCATGACCTTTGGCCACCCTGAGCTACTTTTtggccaatgaagtacttttgagcAGCATTACAATGTAGAAAACCTATTTTTTTTTTGACACAGCAAAATGCCACAAGCAGCAGTTCCACAATGGCCAAGTAACCTCTTTAAAtgaaataaagacagaaaatgcGAAAGAAACTCGACAGATCCGGcgccatctgtggagagaggaaccgAGTTTACGTTTCGAGTGTGAAGTGACGCTTTCTCAGAGTTCCAGAAAGAGTCCTCTCTGAGTCAAAATACTAACCGTGTTTCCCTCTGCACAGATGCCCCCAGATCTGAGTTTTTCTGTTTTTTGTTGCAAAGCTCCAGCGTTTCACTCTTATTAATCTGTGTTGGTTGAGCCATAAACCATAGCCAACACATCAGTGAAAACTCCCCTGATTTCTTTTGCACTCACTTAATGGGCAGCGGGGACCTAAATTTAATATTTCGTCTTTGAAGCAGACACCACTGACAGAGCAGAACCCCTTCAGTACTAATACTGGGAGGTTAGCTTAGAATTTGTGTTCACGTTGCAGTTGGGGTGTCGAACTCACAAACCTTTGACTCAGATCTAAGTATAGCAGCACACGAGCTGCGGAGGACACTTAATAAACTCCTTGCTAGCACCGTGTTGACAGCAGCACCATAGAACATACTACAGGTTAAAAATTAACTTGTATTGTTCAGTTAGTCGCATGCTTTCTCGCGAAACAaaacttgtttttttaaaaaaaattcgaTGAATTACTCACACTAATCTGTGCAAATTCCACCAGTCTGCGATTAAGGTGTGTTCTGAGCCATGGAGTAGGCTGTGTTTACATGGCTGGTTGCTAGGTGACTATACATAACATTGCTAAATTTACCTGGCTGGCAAGGATCTTGTCCAGGATGAATAATGTTCCAGCATTGCTCATCCTAACCTGCTCACTTACAGTGCTCAGTTTAAGTAGATAAAGGGTGATTTTGAAAGCTTTGTTTTATTATAGTGCAATGTCAGCAGGATTGCATTTAGGCAGGAGTAAGAAACCATGCCCAGAGAACAGGAAGATGAGGAAGATACTActagaggaggccattcaactgaTCCTAGCTCAACATTCAAAAAGAATCTACAGTTCGCTCATCATAATGTTTCACttttggaggtaaaaacaatgactgcagatgctggaaaccagattctggattagtggtgctggaagagggcaacagttctggcagcatccaaggagctttttTTGTTAACCATTCCCAGAATGTTAGTGTCCACTACTAAACCAGACATATTTACCACCAACtgatcactctctgtgtaaaacatgaaTCTTAAATTTACCTGCCAATAGCTGTTACCTCCTTACTGTTCCTCCAACTTTAACCTCTGAATGCCCCTATTTTTCAAAGCAGTTCCATTGGACATTGTGCTTCAGCTGTTTAAGCTTTAAACTATGGTCTTTTCCCAAAGCCTATTCTCGTCCCTTAAATCACTGTTTAAACACCTACCTTTTTGACCAATCTTTTGATTGGTCATCCGTCTGATGCCTCTTTATGTGGGTCAGTTGAGCCAGGCAAATTATGTGACACAGTCTTGCAAAGCAAATATGCTTGTTCAGTGGGCATGCATATTTGACAGCAACCTATAATCCACAATCATTGCTAAACCAACACTGAATTCAGGAAACTAAATTGGACCAACCATTTAAATATTATGACTTCAAAAACAGGCCAGAGACTAGGGAATCCAGCAGTTAGTGACTCATCTCCTGAtttctcaaagcctgtccaccattcacAAGGcaaaagtcagaagtgtgatggaatactttttctacttgcctgaatgagtgcagttccaacaacactcaagaaccttgaCACCATTCTGGATGAAGCAacctacttgattggcactaaATCCATAAtaattcactccctccaccaccaatgcacaTTAACGGCAGTATGTACCATCTAAAAGATACACTTCAGAAATTCACTAGGGCTACTTAGAGAGAATCTTCCATATCAATGACCACCACAATCTGGAAAAACAAGAATAGCAGATCAGTGGGAACAGAACCAGCTGGAggtttcctgacttggaaatatatcaccgttgcTTCAGCATCACTaggtcaacatcctggaactcattccctaacagcattgtgggtgtaacTATGCCAAATGATCATAGATAGAAGATAGCTCacagccaccttctcaaggaaatTTGGGGATGGGTCATAAATGCTGGACCATGAATGAATTTTACTTCAGATATCTCAGATTAATTTTAATAATGGTCCAGGAGAATTATGTAGCACAATTATATGAGATATGGGTTTTAAAAAATTATACTACAAAAATTAAGCTCAAACTGCCTGAATGATGGTTTTACAGAGTAGAGTTGACTTTGACTTGGGCTAAATGGTGATCATGGGCTTGGACCACTTCAGTGCCTGGCCTGACTTTGGAGTCAATGTCAACTGAATATCAGACTGAACATGGAAAGAACCATGAAAGGTggggacacacagaaacacgcggcacggtggctcagtggttagcactgctgcctcacagcaacaaggacccgggtttgattcctgtgtgagtttgcacattttccctgtgtctgtgtgggtttcttccaggtgctctggtttcctcccacagtcaaaagatgtgcaggttaggtgaattggccatgctcaattgcccatagtgctaggagcattagtcagagagaaatgggtctgggtgggttactcggtGTGgaatggttgggctgaagggcccatttccacactgtagagaatctaatctaat is part of the Chiloscyllium punctatum isolate Juve2018m chromosome 48, sChiPun1.3, whole genome shotgun sequence genome and encodes:
- the LOC140469170 gene encoding uncharacterized protein isoform X1 — translated: MEAEFKQWKKHTEYRMSQPPTSSNTTCPSHGRGCGPGLDYSATAETSTHWRTNFRTNHENTLNKDFHRDVIRANYPSIVGHLQMSPVFYRLLQEKGILSDQQIQIIQKEGSQELKVAKLLSLLEGEGSWVLEPFSELLNETGYVQLAKVLHGTGLTKCLAKQENHGKKSQLWNQMQTLEQELERGYMEESLTLKRTLEDMKREYLLRLQDLENEFVFTERERDVARRERNMALQERELLLRKNKELLKTLKRVRQSLEHQESKWHGADQSSQALAYIAPMRNKWN